One window of Sinorhizobium numidicum genomic DNA carries:
- a CDS encoding outer membrane lipoprotein carrier protein LolA: protein MTETRTGDGSNRAISRRVFVCGLAALAGMAGTTIDVKQASAQASGTAQKIADHFSSVKTMAGEFVQFGPRGEQTGGKFYIRRPGRIRFNYEAPSPMRVIADGRSVVIGNMKLKTWDIYPLSKTPLNLLLSERIDLSSRMVRDVREESDLITIVLGDRSIFGDSTITMMFDRKTYDLRQWTITDAQKKDTSVMIFNVRTGMELDDKVFRIPYDEVRNRKGG from the coding sequence ATGACAGAGACAAGAACCGGCGACGGCAGCAATCGGGCAATCTCGCGGCGCGTCTTCGTTTGCGGCCTGGCGGCTCTCGCGGGCATGGCCGGCACGACGATAGACGTGAAGCAGGCGTCGGCGCAGGCGTCCGGCACCGCCCAGAAGATCGCCGATCATTTTTCGTCGGTGAAGACGATGGCGGGCGAGTTTGTGCAGTTCGGCCCGCGCGGCGAACAGACGGGCGGCAAGTTCTACATCCGTCGGCCCGGACGAATCCGCTTCAACTATGAAGCCCCCTCGCCGATGCGGGTGATCGCCGACGGCAGGTCCGTCGTCATCGGCAACATGAAGCTGAAGACGTGGGATATCTACCCGCTGTCGAAGACGCCGCTCAACCTGCTGCTCAGCGAGAGGATCGACCTTAGCAGCAGGATGGTGCGTGACGTTCGGGAGGAATCCGACCTCATCACCATCGTTCTCGGGGATCGGTCGATCTTCGGCGATTCGACGATCACGATGATGTTCGACCGGAAGACCTATGACCTCCGGCAGTGGACAATTACCGATGCGCAGAAGAAGGACACCTCGGTGATGATCTTCAACGTTCGAACCGGGATGGAACTGGACGACAAGGTCTTCCGCATCCCTTATGACGAAGTGCGGAATAGAAAAGGCGGCTGA
- a CDS encoding exodeoxyribonuclease III, which produces MALSIATWNINSIRLRMPLVEHFLEQWQPDVLCLQETKCPNDQFPSSSLKALGYKYIEMHGQKGYHGVATVSRLPLHELSDRRDYCGVGDARHLSVVFEVGDKRIRLHNFYVPAGGDEPDRTINPKFGHKLDFVDEMKLLHAEAEAGVSSILVGDLNIAPFEDDVWSHKQLLKIVSHTPIETEGLISVMTGGAWVDLMRQHAPPPEKLYTWWSYRAKDWTAVDRGRRLDHIWSSADLAPKLIRVDILREARGWERPSDHVPVIAHFEL; this is translated from the coding sequence ATGGCTCTGTCCATAGCCACGTGGAATATCAACTCCATCCGTCTGCGCATGCCGCTGGTGGAGCATTTCCTCGAGCAATGGCAGCCGGATGTCCTCTGCCTACAGGAAACCAAGTGCCCGAACGACCAGTTCCCGTCGTCGTCGCTCAAGGCGCTCGGCTATAAATATATCGAGATGCACGGTCAGAAGGGTTATCACGGCGTGGCAACCGTCTCGCGCCTGCCGCTGCATGAGCTTTCCGATCGCCGCGACTATTGCGGCGTCGGCGACGCGCGCCATCTTTCCGTGGTCTTTGAGGTCGGCGACAAGAGAATTCGGCTGCACAACTTCTATGTGCCGGCCGGCGGCGACGAGCCGGATCGCACGATCAACCCCAAATTTGGACACAAGCTCGACTTCGTCGATGAAATGAAGCTCCTGCATGCCGAAGCGGAGGCTGGCGTCTCGTCGATCCTGGTCGGCGACCTCAACATCGCGCCGTTCGAGGACGACGTCTGGTCGCACAAGCAGCTTCTGAAGATCGTCAGCCATACGCCGATCGAGACGGAGGGCCTGATCTCGGTGATGACCGGCGGCGCCTGGGTCGACCTGATGCGCCAGCACGCGCCGCCGCCCGAAAAACTCTACACTTGGTGGAGCTATCGGGCGAAGGACTGGACGGCCGTCGACCGCGGCCGCAGGCTCGACCACATCTGGTCCTCCGCCGATCTCGCACCAAAGCTCATTCGTGTCGACATCCTGCGCGAGGCGCGCGGCTGGGAACGCCCCTCCGACCATGTCCCGGTGATCGCGCATTTCGAGCTCTGA
- a CDS encoding cyclic nucleotide-binding domain-containing protein, with translation MGLNDDIALLSNVSLFADIGEDKLRLIAFGAERRRVPKGHELFREGAPADCAYAVAAGSFSLSKAEADGRPQPVTTVGRGALLSELALISMVERKFTATADEDSEVIRINRPLFRRMLEEYPEVTAMVEARIRENLQAMIRRVEALAGRFA, from the coding sequence TTGGGGCTCAACGACGACATCGCGCTTTTGTCCAACGTGTCGCTCTTCGCCGATATCGGCGAGGACAAGCTGCGGCTGATCGCTTTCGGCGCGGAGCGCCGCCGGGTGCCGAAGGGGCATGAGCTTTTCCGCGAAGGGGCGCCGGCCGATTGCGCCTACGCCGTTGCAGCCGGCAGCTTTTCGCTTTCGAAGGCGGAGGCCGACGGCCGGCCACAGCCCGTCACCACCGTCGGCCGCGGTGCACTCCTGTCCGAGCTGGCGTTGATTTCCATGGTCGAGCGCAAGTTCACCGCGACCGCCGACGAAGACAGCGAAGTGATCCGCATCAACCGGCCGCTTTTCCGCCGGATGCTGGAAGAGTATCCGGAGGTTACCGCAATGGTGGAAGCCCGCATCCGCGAGAACCTGCAGGCGATGATCCGCCGCGTCGAGGCGCTCGCCGGGCGTTTTGCATAA
- a CDS encoding response regulator transcription factor, whose protein sequence is MATRTILLVDDDNDLRETLIEQLSLYEEFDLLQEATAGKGIQAARAHQVDLLIMDVGLPDMDGREAVKLLRKGGFKAPIIMLTGHDTDSDTILGLEAGANDYVTKPFRFAVLLARIRAQLRQHEQSEDATFSVGPYTFKPSQKLLTMENGQKIRLTEKEAAIIRYLYRADQKVVTRDVLLEEVWGYNSGVTTHTLETHVYRLRQKIERDPSNAEILVTENGGYKIVP, encoded by the coding sequence ATGGCGACTCGCACGATCCTCCTTGTCGATGACGACAATGACCTGCGTGAGACATTGATAGAGCAGCTTTCTCTTTACGAGGAGTTCGATCTGCTGCAGGAGGCGACCGCCGGAAAAGGCATCCAGGCGGCGCGCGCCCATCAGGTCGACCTCTTGATCATGGACGTCGGTCTGCCGGACATGGACGGGCGCGAGGCGGTAAAGCTCCTGCGCAAAGGCGGGTTCAAGGCGCCGATCATCATGCTCACCGGTCACGACACCGATTCGGATACGATTCTCGGGCTCGAAGCCGGCGCCAACGACTATGTGACGAAGCCCTTCCGTTTTGCAGTGCTGCTTGCCCGCATCCGCGCGCAGCTTCGCCAGCACGAGCAGAGCGAGGATGCAACCTTCAGTGTCGGCCCCTATACCTTCAAGCCGAGCCAGAAGCTCCTGACCATGGAGAACGGCCAGAAGATACGCCTGACCGAGAAGGAGGCGGCGATCATTCGTTATCTCTATCGCGCCGATCAGAAGGTGGTCACCCGCGACGTCCTGCTCGAGGAGGTATGGGGCTACAATTCCGGGGTTACGACGCATACGCTCGAAACGCATGTCTACCGGCTGCGCCAGAAAATCGAGCGTGACCCTTCCAATGCGGAGATTTTGGTGACAGAGAACGGCGGCTACAAGATCGTTCCGTAA
- a CDS encoding L,D-transpeptidase family protein has protein sequence MRKKTSGVRSKKSMIIVRAAPRDRKRALISFGGRTEQAAIGRSGITAVKREGDGATPRAAMKLIGGYVRRDRVSLPPTRLPMRTIRQDMLWCDAPRHASYNRPVKAPFPASHESMMREDGLYDVCLVMDWNISSRRRHAGSAIFFHLIRPGYEPTQGCIAVSLPAMKRLIRYMRRGMPVRVI, from the coding sequence ATGCGCAAGAAAACGTCGGGAGTAAGATCGAAAAAATCCATGATCATCGTAAGAGCAGCTCCGAGAGACCGCAAGCGCGCGCTTATCAGCTTCGGAGGCAGAACCGAACAGGCGGCGATCGGGCGAAGTGGCATCACGGCGGTAAAGCGCGAAGGCGACGGCGCGACGCCACGCGCGGCAATGAAGCTGATCGGCGGCTACGTGCGCCGCGACCGCGTCTCCTTGCCGCCGACCCGCCTGCCTATGCGGACAATACGCCAAGACATGCTCTGGTGCGATGCGCCACGGCACGCTTCATACAATCGCCCGGTCAAGGCTCCCTTCCCCGCCAGCCATGAGTCGATGATGCGGGAGGACGGACTTTACGACGTCTGTCTTGTGATGGACTGGAATATCTCGTCCAGGCGGCGACACGCCGGTTCTGCGATCTTCTTCCACCTCATTCGCCCGGGCTACGAGCCGACGCAGGGTTGCATCGCCGTCAGCCTGCCGGCGATGAAACGGCTCATCCGGTATATGCGCCGGGGAATGCCGGTCAGGGTCATCTGA
- a CDS encoding SixA phosphatase family protein, with protein MPGNDPPRTRRLMLLRHAKSAWPEGVADHRRPLAGRGRKAAPIMGAYMAKQGLVPDLALISTARRAQETWDLVAEALPRSIAARDAVGIYEVAAAAILEVIRTVEPSVRNLLLVGHNPGLADLALLLAGSGDPPAIERLREKFPTAGLAVLDFDSEQWSDVSPGDGRLVRFVTPRMLDG; from the coding sequence ATGCCCGGAAACGACCCGCCACGAACACGCCGCCTGATGCTGCTCCGCCATGCCAAATCGGCTTGGCCGGAGGGCGTTGCCGATCATCGCCGCCCGCTTGCCGGGCGCGGACGAAAGGCAGCGCCGATCATGGGGGCCTACATGGCTAAGCAAGGGTTGGTCCCGGATCTCGCGTTGATCTCGACGGCGCGGCGCGCCCAGGAAACCTGGGATCTCGTCGCGGAGGCGCTGCCGCGCAGCATTGCCGCGCGCGACGCCGTCGGAATTTACGAGGTTGCCGCCGCGGCCATTCTTGAGGTCATTCGCACGGTGGAACCGTCGGTGCGCAATCTTCTTCTCGTGGGACATAATCCGGGCTTGGCGGATCTTGCGCTGCTCCTCGCCGGTAGCGGCGATCCGCCGGCTATAGAGCGCCTGCGGGAAAAATTTCCGACGGCAGGGCTCGCCGTGCTGGATTTCGACAGCGAGCAATGGTCGGACGTTTCGCCCGGCGACGGCCGTCTCGTTCGGTTCGTCACACCGCGCATGCTTGACGGGTGA
- the leuC gene encoding 3-isopropylmalate dehydratase large subunit — MSAPRTLYDKIWDDHLVSSQDDGTCLLYIDRHLVHEVTSPQAFEGLRMTGRKVRAPEKTLAVVDHNVPTSPDRHLGIKNEESRIQVEALARNAADFGVEYYSENDKRQGIVHIVGPEQGFTLPGMTIVCGDSHTSTHGAFGALAHGIGTSEVEHVLATQTLIQKKAKNMLVRVDGQLPPGVTAKDIILAIIGEIGTAGGTGHVIEFAGEAIRSLSMEGRMTVCNMTIEGGARAGLIAPDETTFAYIKDKPRAPKGKAWDMALEYWKTLHTDEGAHYDRVVVLDAANLPPIVSWGSSPEDVVSVQGAVPNPDDIQDETKRTSKWRALDYMGLKPATKITDIAIDRVFIGSCTNGRIEDLRAVAKVVEGRKVAPTVSAMIVPGSGLVKEQAEAEGLDKIFKEAGFDWREPGCSMCLAMNDDRLKPGERCASTSNRNFEGRQGFKGRTHLVSPAMAAAAAIAGHFVDIREWK; from the coding sequence ATGAGCGCACCGCGTACCCTCTATGACAAGATCTGGGACGACCATCTGGTCAGCAGCCAAGATGACGGTACCTGTCTTCTCTACATCGACCGTCACCTCGTGCACGAGGTGACGAGCCCGCAGGCCTTCGAAGGCCTGCGCATGACCGGCCGCAAGGTCCGCGCGCCGGAAAAGACGCTGGCGGTCGTCGACCACAACGTGCCCACCTCGCCGGACCGTCACCTCGGCATCAAGAACGAGGAGAGCCGCATCCAGGTCGAGGCGCTTGCCAGGAACGCTGCCGATTTCGGCGTCGAGTATTATTCCGAGAATGACAAGCGCCAGGGCATCGTCCACATCGTCGGCCCTGAGCAGGGCTTCACCCTGCCCGGCATGACGATCGTCTGCGGCGACAGCCATACCTCGACGCACGGTGCTTTCGGGGCGCTGGCGCATGGCATCGGCACGTCTGAAGTGGAGCATGTTCTGGCGACGCAGACGCTGATCCAAAAGAAGGCGAAGAACATGCTGGTGCGTGTCGACGGCCAATTGCCGCCGGGCGTTACCGCGAAGGACATCATTCTCGCCATTATCGGCGAAATCGGCACCGCCGGCGGCACCGGCCACGTCATCGAGTTTGCCGGCGAGGCGATCCGCTCGCTATCGATGGAAGGCCGCATGACCGTCTGCAACATGACGATCGAAGGCGGCGCGCGCGCCGGCCTGATCGCACCGGACGAAACGACCTTCGCCTATATCAAGGACAAGCCGCGCGCGCCGAAGGGCAAGGCCTGGGACATGGCGCTCGAGTATTGGAAGACGCTGCACACGGACGAAGGCGCCCATTACGACCGCGTCGTGGTGCTCGACGCCGCCAACCTGCCGCCGATCGTCTCCTGGGGTTCTTCGCCGGAAGACGTCGTTTCGGTTCAGGGGGCCGTTCCGAATCCGGATGACATCCAGGACGAGACGAAACGCACTTCGAAGTGGCGTGCGCTCGACTATATGGGCCTCAAGCCGGCTACCAAGATCACCGATATCGCCATCGACCGGGTCTTCATCGGTTCCTGCACCAACGGCCGCATCGAGGATCTGCGCGCCGTCGCCAAGGTTGTCGAGGGCCGCAAAGTTGCCCCGACCGTCTCGGCGATGATTGTGCCGGGCTCGGGCCTCGTCAAGGAGCAGGCCGAAGCGGAAGGTCTCGACAAGATCTTCAAGGAAGCCGGCTTCGACTGGCGCGAACCCGGCTGCTCCATGTGCTTGGCGATGAACGACGACCGGTTGAAGCCGGGCGAGCGCTGTGCGTCCACGTCCAACCGCAACTTCGAAGGTCGCCAAGGCTTCAAAGGACGCACGCATCTCGTTTCGCCGGCGATGGCGGCCGCGGCAGCAATCGCCGGCCACTTCGTCGATATCCGCGAGTGGAAATAA
- a CDS encoding amino acid ABC transporter permease, translating into MAPVKSSDTSEKGDYPWWLVALLAIAVVLAAVIVTNDIFTQVFTVVLKGISVTVFVTLTGFALATVLGLGIALMALSEHVALRQIARFYTEVIRGVPILVLLFYIAFVGAPALVVAANFLAAPFITAGWMEPLVVRDVSLMWRAILALMIGYSAFIAEVFRAGIQSVDKGQVEAAKALGLSRYQRFRLVVFPQAIRVILPPLGNDFVAMVKDSSLVSVLGVADITQMGKIYASGSFRFFETYSIVAYIYLILTIGLSLGLRGLERRLRRSEAR; encoded by the coding sequence ATGGCGCCGGTTAAATCATCCGACACTTCCGAGAAGGGCGACTATCCCTGGTGGCTGGTCGCCCTTCTCGCCATCGCCGTGGTGCTTGCCGCGGTGATCGTCACCAACGACATTTTCACCCAGGTCTTCACCGTCGTTCTCAAGGGTATCAGTGTCACGGTGTTCGTGACGCTGACGGGCTTCGCGCTGGCGACGGTGCTCGGCCTCGGCATCGCGCTGATGGCGCTTTCCGAGCACGTCGCGCTGCGCCAGATCGCGCGCTTCTACACCGAAGTCATCCGCGGCGTGCCGATCCTCGTGCTGCTCTTCTACATCGCCTTCGTCGGCGCGCCGGCGCTGGTGGTGGCGGCGAATTTCCTGGCAGCACCCTTCATTACGGCGGGCTGGATGGAGCCGCTCGTGGTTCGCGACGTGTCGCTGATGTGGCGGGCGATCCTGGCGCTGATGATCGGCTATTCCGCTTTCATCGCCGAAGTCTTTCGCGCCGGCATCCAGTCGGTCGACAAAGGGCAAGTGGAGGCGGCCAAGGCGCTCGGGCTCTCGCGCTATCAGCGCTTTCGCCTCGTCGTCTTTCCGCAGGCGATCCGCGTCATCCTGCCGCCGCTCGGCAACGACTTCGTGGCTATGGTCAAGGATTCCTCCCTCGTCTCCGTGCTCGGCGTCGCCGACATTACCCAGATGGGCAAGATCTATGCCTCCGGTTCCTTTCGCTTCTTCGAAACCTATTCCATCGTCGCCTACATCTATCTCATCCTGACGATCGGCCTTTCGCTTGGCTTACGAGGGCTCGAGCGGCGGCTGAGACGGTCGGAGGCGCGGTGA
- a CDS encoding basic amino acid ABC transporter substrate-binding protein, with protein MTIRRHVLAGIAAALAVPFAFSVPAAASDLPDLGGRTVVVVTENAYPPLQFVDPKTGQAIGWEYDAMNEIAKRLNFKLEYQNTSWDAMIQAVSDGQYQIGMTGITIKDDRKEKVDFSDPYMRSQQFMLVRGDETRFKDAKSFAAVEDALIGAQPGTSPFYTAVYEILDGNEQNPRIKLFETFGATVQALKAGDVDLVLTDSVAAKGYVDSSEGALKVVGEPLGTEDFGFIFPKGSDLVAPINAAIKALKEDGTFDALNKKWFLDYKMGG; from the coding sequence ATGACAATCCGTCGCCATGTGCTTGCGGGCATCGCCGCAGCCCTTGCCGTTCCATTCGCATTCTCCGTGCCCGCAGCCGCGAGCGACCTGCCGGATCTCGGCGGCCGGACGGTTGTCGTCGTGACGGAGAATGCCTATCCGCCGCTGCAGTTCGTCGATCCCAAGACCGGCCAAGCGATCGGCTGGGAATATGATGCGATGAACGAGATCGCCAAGCGGCTGAACTTCAAGCTCGAATACCAGAACACGAGCTGGGACGCGATGATTCAAGCGGTTTCCGACGGTCAATACCAAATCGGCATGACCGGGATTACCATCAAGGACGACCGCAAGGAGAAGGTCGATTTCTCCGATCCCTACATGCGGTCGCAGCAGTTCATGCTGGTGCGCGGCGACGAAACCCGCTTCAAAGACGCCAAGAGCTTTGCGGCGGTCGAGGATGCGCTTATCGGCGCCCAGCCCGGCACCTCGCCTTTCTACACCGCGGTCTATGAGATCCTCGACGGCAACGAGCAGAACCCGCGCATCAAGCTGTTCGAGACCTTCGGAGCGACGGTGCAGGCGCTGAAGGCCGGCGACGTCGATCTTGTCTTGACCGACAGCGTTGCCGCCAAGGGCTATGTCGATTCGTCCGAAGGCGCCCTCAAGGTCGTCGGCGAGCCGCTCGGCACCGAGGATTTCGGCTTCATCTTCCCGAAGGGCTCCGACCTTGTTGCTCCGATCAACGCCGCCATCAAGGCGCTGAAGGAGGACGGCACGTTCGACGCGCTTAATAAGAAGTGGTTCCTCGACTACAAGATGGGCGGCTGA
- the rplS gene encoding 50S ribosomal protein L19, with protein sequence MNIIQQLEAEQAAKIAAKRTLPDFSAGDTVRVNVRVVEGNRTRVQAYEGVCIARSGGGINESFTVRKISYGEGVERVFPVYSPLVESVEVVRRGKVRRAKLYYLRDRRGKSARIVENTGTRARKLNEAERQAIAEEKARIEAEKVAAAQALAAEKAAAEAAEAKAAAEAAEAKAAEAAAE encoded by the coding sequence ATGAACATCATCCAGCAGCTGGAAGCCGAACAGGCCGCCAAGATCGCCGCCAAGCGCACTCTTCCCGATTTCTCCGCCGGCGACACCGTCCGCGTGAACGTGCGCGTCGTCGAAGGCAACCGTACCCGCGTTCAGGCCTATGAAGGCGTCTGCATTGCCCGCTCCGGCGGCGGCATCAACGAGAGCTTCACCGTTCGCAAGATTTCCTACGGCGAAGGCGTCGAGCGCGTATTCCCGGTTTATTCGCCGCTCGTCGAGAGCGTCGAAGTCGTTCGCCGCGGTAAGGTCCGCCGCGCCAAGCTCTACTACCTGCGCGATCGTCGCGGCAAGTCGGCTCGCATCGTCGAGAACACCGGCACGCGCGCTCGCAAGCTGAACGAAGCCGAGCGTCAGGCCATTGCCGAGGAAAAGGCACGCATCGAGGCTGAAAAGGTCGCAGCCGCCCAGGCGCTTGCTGCCGAGAAGGCAGCAGCGGAAGCCGCCGAAGCAAAGGCGGCAGCCGAAGCTGCCGAAGCAAAGGCAGCGGAAGCCGCAGCAGAATAA
- a CDS encoding sulfite exporter TauE/SafE family protein: protein MTIMQALLLFVSGFLSGVVNAIAGGGTFLTFGAMTLGGLPPIVANATSSIIQLPGYITSALAYAKEIRADRRNAIVLGLISAVGGLAGALLLLSLSNPSFRAMVPWLLVAATAIFAAGPLLKPKARSDEHRIGPLGVASQMATSVYGGFFGAGMGIMMLAVLGLATGGGYHRLNALKNFISIVIATIAIFVFAAGGVVSWLHAAIMVPGAALGGYAGVWAARRVSQTVIRALVVAVGLLLAAYYFFTG from the coding sequence ATGACGATAATGCAAGCCTTGCTGCTTTTTGTTTCGGGGTTCCTGTCCGGTGTCGTCAATGCCATCGCCGGCGGTGGTACCTTTCTGACCTTCGGCGCCATGACGCTTGGCGGCCTGCCGCCGATCGTCGCCAACGCCACGTCGTCGATCATCCAGTTGCCCGGCTACATCACCTCGGCGCTCGCCTATGCCAAGGAAATCCGCGCCGACCGGCGGAACGCGATCGTCCTCGGGCTCATTTCGGCCGTTGGCGGGCTCGCCGGCGCATTGCTCTTGCTTTCGCTCTCCAACCCGTCCTTCCGCGCGATGGTGCCCTGGCTGCTTGTTGCCGCGACGGCGATCTTCGCGGCGGGTCCGCTTCTGAAGCCGAAAGCACGCAGCGATGAACACCGCATCGGCCCGCTCGGCGTCGCGAGCCAGATGGCGACCTCCGTCTATGGCGGCTTCTTCGGCGCCGGTATGGGCATCATGATGCTCGCGGTGCTCGGGCTTGCGACCGGCGGCGGCTATCACAGGTTGAACGCGCTGAAGAACTTCATCTCGATCGTCATCGCCACGATCGCCATCTTCGTCTTTGCGGCGGGTGGCGTCGTCTCCTGGCTGCACGCGGCGATCATGGTGCCGGGTGCCGCACTCGGCGGCTATGCGGGCGTCTGGGCGGCCCGGCGCGTGTCCCAAACCGTCATCCGCGCGCTCGTCGTCGCCGTCGGCCTGCTGCTCGCCGCCTATTATTTTTTCACGGGCTGA
- the trmD gene encoding tRNA (guanosine(37)-N1)-methyltransferase TrmD — protein sequence MSFRATVLTLYPEMFPGHLGVSLAGKALERGQWSIEAVQIRDFAEDKHRTVDDTPAGGGAGMVLKPGVLARAIDHVSADDHRPRLLMSPRGRPLTQDRVRELASGPGVVIVCGRFEGVDQRVIDTRNLEEISIGDYILSGGEPAALVLLDAVVRILPGVMGNELSGIHESFEGGLLEHPHYTRPQVFEGHEIPAVLTSGNHGAIAKWREAEARRLTAERRPDLLEHSRKDGEPSPQPVKK from the coding sequence ATGTCTTTTCGCGCGACGGTCCTGACGCTCTATCCGGAAATGTTTCCGGGGCATCTCGGCGTCTCGCTCGCGGGCAAGGCGCTGGAGCGCGGCCAATGGTCGATCGAGGCCGTGCAGATTCGCGATTTCGCCGAGGACAAGCACCGGACCGTGGACGATACGCCGGCGGGTGGTGGCGCCGGCATGGTGCTGAAGCCCGGCGTTCTCGCCCGCGCCATCGATCATGTCTCGGCGGATGATCATCGGCCGCGTCTGCTGATGAGCCCGCGTGGCCGGCCGCTGACGCAAGACCGCGTGCGCGAGCTTGCGTCCGGTCCCGGCGTCGTCATTGTCTGCGGCCGTTTCGAAGGCGTCGACCAGCGGGTGATCGATACGCGCAATCTCGAAGAAATCTCGATCGGCGATTACATTCTTTCCGGCGGTGAACCGGCAGCGCTCGTTCTGCTGGATGCCGTCGTGCGCATATTGCCAGGCGTCATGGGCAATGAATTGTCCGGCATCCACGAGAGCTTCGAGGGCGGTCTCCTGGAACACCCGCATTATACGCGGCCGCAGGTTTTCGAGGGTCATGAAATCCCGGCAGTGTTGACCTCCGGAAACCACGGCGCCATCGCCAAATGGCGCGAGGCGGAGGCCCGCCGTTTGACGGCCGAGCGCCGTCCCGATCTTCTGGAGCACAGTCGGAAAGACGGGGAGCCTTCGCCTCAGCCCGTGAAAAAATAA
- the rimM gene encoding ribosome maturation factor RimM (Essential for efficient processing of 16S rRNA) encodes MMKLQNPILMATIGAAQGLRGEVRVKSYTEDPTALGDYGNLHSADGRVFEVLEIREAKNMVVVRFRGINDRTAAEGLNGLELFVERDNLPDDDLDEDEFFYADLEGLEAVDGTGKSYGSVTGVFDFGAGDLLELKGPGKRPVLIPFTEWSVLEIDLEAGRLLVDPVAAGLIDDKNEGAGSPFPKRK; translated from the coding sequence ATGATGAAGCTTCAAAACCCTATCCTGATGGCGACCATCGGCGCGGCGCAAGGGCTGCGCGGAGAGGTGCGGGTGAAATCCTATACTGAGGATCCGACGGCGCTTGGCGACTACGGCAATCTGCATAGCGCCGACGGCCGCGTTTTCGAAGTGCTCGAGATCCGTGAAGCCAAGAACATGGTCGTCGTACGTTTTCGCGGCATCAATGATCGAACCGCGGCGGAGGGGCTCAACGGGCTCGAACTTTTCGTCGAGCGCGACAACCTTCCCGACGACGATCTCGATGAAGACGAGTTTTTCTACGCCGATCTCGAAGGACTGGAAGCAGTCGACGGCACGGGCAAAAGCTATGGCTCGGTGACCGGCGTGTTCGATTTTGGCGCCGGCGACCTTTTGGAACTGAAAGGCCCCGGCAAGCGGCCGGTGCTGATCCCGTTTACCGAGTGGTCCGTGCTCGAAATCGATCTCGAAGCCGGCAGGCTGCTGGTCGATCCGGTTGCTGCCGGTCTCATTGATGACAAGAACGAAGGCGCGGGCAGCCCATTCCCGAAACGCAAGTGA
- the rpsP gene encoding 30S ribosomal protein S16 → MALKIRLARGGSKKRPYYQIVVADARSPRDGRFLEKLGSWNPMLGKDDEKRVELDAERVQHWIAQGAQPTDRVLRFLDQAGLAQRPARSNPNKALPGKKAQERAAEAKQKAEEAAAAAQETAAE, encoded by the coding sequence ATGGCACTGAAAATTCGTCTCGCCCGTGGCGGTTCCAAGAAGCGTCCCTATTACCAGATCGTCGTTGCCGATGCGCGCAGCCCGCGTGACGGCCGCTTCCTCGAAAAGCTCGGCTCCTGGAACCCGATGCTCGGCAAGGACGACGAAAAGCGCGTCGAGCTTGACGCCGAGCGCGTTCAGCATTGGATTGCCCAGGGCGCACAGCCGACCGACCGCGTCCTGCGCTTCCTCGACCAGGCTGGTCTTGCCCAGCGCCCGGCCCGCAGCAACCCGAACAAGGCGCTGCCGGGCAAGAAGGCGCAGGAACGCGCCGCCGAGGCCAAGCAGAAGGCCGAAGAGGCAGCCGCAGCCGCTCAGGAAACTGCCGCGGAATAA
- a CDS encoding chorismate mutase, with protein sequence MIDPEITEELAGYRQSIDNIDAALVHMLAERFRCTKAVGVLKAKHKLPPADPAREEYQIERLRHLAKDANLDPDFAEKFLNFIIKEVIRHHEAIAADRSQPAGSAGATHSA encoded by the coding sequence ATGATTGATCCCGAGATCACAGAGGAATTGGCGGGCTACCGGCAGTCGATCGACAACATCGATGCCGCGCTCGTTCACATGCTGGCCGAACGCTTCCGCTGCACCAAGGCGGTCGGCGTTCTCAAGGCCAAGCACAAGCTGCCGCCGGCCGACCCGGCGCGCGAGGAATACCAGATCGAACGCCTTCGCCACCTGGCGAAGGATGCCAATCTGGACCCGGATTTCGCCGAGAAGTTCCTGAACTTCATCATCAAGGAAGTCATCCGGCATCATGAAGCCATCGCCGCCGATCGCTCGCAGCCCGCGGGCAGCGCCGGTGCAACCCATTCCGCTTGA